In one Rhopalosiphum padi isolate XX-2018 chromosome 3, ASM2088224v1, whole genome shotgun sequence genomic region, the following are encoded:
- the LOC132924469 gene encoding uncharacterized protein LOC132924469 — MYVTMADVRGLMTIVVVLVIGAVQATNHPRTVGQGKQSGANAIKVVSNDKGPRCHHPLINNCDTSVYPILDWELSGWFYHAMFKSCRPMYSPKGVHICTENQDLPKTREICEDLCGESCLMSNGSTGICTFHQICKIVNDKATAHPRPCGSYNVNCCPKVTDDSLVPFVDPSQNSNGNGELDNRISNDQSSSRNGTLYIYRLPNNRLAEAKHN; from the exons ATGTACGTCACTATGGCTGACGTCCGCGGGCTAATGACGATCGTCGTCGTACTGGTGATCGGTGCCGTCCAAGCCACCAATCATCCGCGTACCGTCGGTCAAGGAAAGCAATCGGGCGCCAACGCGATAAAAGTGGTCTCGAACGATAAAG gacCCAGATGCCACCACCCATTGATAAACAATTGCGATACATCAGTGTACCCAATTTTGGACTGGGAATTATCTGGGTGGTTCTACCACGCAATGTTCAAATCTTGCCGACCAATGTACTCACCAAAGGGCGTACACATTTGCACTGAAAATCAAGATCTGCCAAAGACCAGAGAAATATGCGAAGACTTATGCG gTGAATCGTGTCTCATGAGCAACGGTTCGACGGGTATTTGCACCTTCCATCAAATATGCAAGATCGTTAATGACAAGGCCACCGCCCACCCGAGACCATGTGGGAGTTACAACGTAAATTGCTGTCCCAAGGTAACCGACGACAGCTTGGTACCATTCGTCGATCCTTCGCAAAACAGCAACGGGAATGGCGAACTCGATAACCGTATCTCCAATGACCAATCGTCCTCACGAAATGGTACACTTTACATATATCGTCTTCCGAATAATCGACTTGCGGAAGCCAAACACAACTAG